Proteins encoded in a region of the Candidatus Omnitrophota bacterium genome:
- a CDS encoding RecX family transcriptional regulator, protein MCINDGVSSAKKDCLRFISIRPRSEHEMSEYLVKKEYSADVAEAVLVWLRKNGLVNDLKFSVEWIETRLRTNPKGMRALSEELSAKGIREDTIKKAFEARPEARDDHKVASIILKAKLRDLRGPKDQKFKARLYRVLISRGIDPYVSEEVIRAILSD, encoded by the coding sequence ATGTGTATCAATGACGGTGTTTCGTCCGCAAAAAAAGATTGTCTGCGTTTTATCTCGATACGCCCCAGAAGCGAACATGAGATGTCGGAATACCTCGTGAAAAAGGAGTATTCCGCTGATGTGGCAGAGGCTGTCCTCGTTTGGCTCAGGAAGAACGGTCTGGTCAACGATCTTAAGTTCTCCGTTGAATGGATAGAGACACGTCTCAGGACCAACCCGAAAGGGATGCGCGCCCTGTCGGAGGAGCTTTCAGCAAAGGGGATAAGAGAAGATACGATCAAAAAGGCCTTCGAGGCGAGACCCGAGGCCAGGGACGATCATAAGGTGGCGAGCATAATCCTGAAGGCGAAACTCCGGGACCTGCGTGGGCCGAAAGACCAGAAATTCAAGGCCAGGCTATACAGGGTGCTCATAAGCCGGGGGATAGACCCGTATGTATCGGAAGAGGTCATAAGGGCAATATTGAGCGATTAG
- the hisI gene encoding phosphoribosyl-AMP cyclohydrolase, with the protein MGLSEQLNFDEKGLIPAIIQDADTGKVLTLCYMDREALERTLEVGKIHVYRRSKGRVMIKGETSGCEQDVREVFVDCANNSLLFKVDQHRAACHKGYFTCYFEKVRSDGTRTVSEERVFDPKEVYGK; encoded by the coding sequence ATGGGGTTATCGGAACAATTGAACTTTGACGAAAAAGGTCTTATACCGGCGATAATACAGGACGCGGACACGGGAAAGGTGTTGACGCTCTGTTATATGGACAGGGAGGCGCTGGAGCGTACTCTTGAGGTAGGGAAGATACATGTATATCGCCGGTCCAAGGGCAGGGTAATGATAAAAGGGGAAACGTCCGGGTGCGAACAGGACGTACGGGAAGTCTTTGTCGACTGCGCGAACAATTCGCTCCTGTTCAAGGTTGACCAGCACAGGGCGGCGTGCCACAAAGGATATTTCACCTGTTATTTCGAGAAGGTCCGGAGCGACGGGACGAGAACGGTATCGGAAGAGCGCGTGTTCGATCCCAAGGAAGTATACGGTAAATAG
- the alaS gene encoding alanine--tRNA ligase: protein MLSDEIRDRFLSFFRDKNHKIVESDLLVPRDDPTLLFTGAGMNQFKDQFMGKNIVYTRAASCQKCIRTGDLENVGKTPRHHTFFEMLGNFSFGDYFKRDAIRWAWDFMTKEMNIPEERLWVSVYRDDNESYDIWINEVGVPAGRVVKMGAKDNFWPSDAPTKGPNGPCGPCSEIFYDWGPDQVRCGDPSCDPSCDCGRFVEVWNLVFTEFERKPDGGLVPLPNKNIDTGMGLERITAVMQGSYSNFGTDVFAPMIKTIKAIVGEGISREDIFLIADHVRSAVLAICDGVSPSNEKRGYVVRKLIRRAFLKSSSKEPVLYRIVPDVVEKMRKVYPELGEKREHIAAIILEEEKRFNDTLCSAMPVLDEMMEKGGKSLSGEDVFKLVDTYGLPLEIIQDKMLAVGGKDTDIDIKGFERLMDQRKEQSRKGSDISCDFIFRPDLFAKAPRPKFSAGMPLEATIEYILVSGEEVDTITPGECAEIITCPQSADLYSESGGQIGDKGFVSREGAQLEIVNVFESDGRKILQVVARQGRVEKGEKVVVEIDRERKGRTACNHTATHLLQAALRVVLGDTVKQAGSHVDDKRLRFDFTHMKKVSDRELIKVQDMVNGWISEDISVCKGEKTLEEARKEGALSFFGEKYGEVVRVVSVGDKSKELCGGTHVDNTGIIELVKITAESSVASGIRRIEAVTGEEARVWVKRYLNDFMKEKLGGRPPVTGGDDTWKKIVEVAEGKKEVDSAVVHEFDEIWKDALSSEEEKRAKEEKNKAKKAGAELLNAALRTADSLAADPVKIKDVNLVAGIIEGVDMNILRQVTGAVEKKVRSSVVLLGSRQDDKAYLMCAVTVDIGEKDIDAKELITFVSTAINGSGGGKKAFAQAGGKDPSGLEKALAMAVEYIEKRG, encoded by the coding sequence ATGTTATCTGATGAAATAAGGGACAGGTTCCTGTCGTTCTTCAGGGACAAAAACCATAAGATAGTGGAGAGCGATCTTCTGGTACCCAGGGATGATCCGACGCTTCTTTTTACCGGAGCCGGGATGAACCAGTTCAAGGACCAGTTCATGGGGAAGAACATCGTTTATACGAGGGCCGCGTCCTGCCAGAAGTGTATAAGGACCGGGGACCTTGAGAACGTGGGAAAGACGCCCCGGCACCATACTTTTTTCGAGATGTTGGGGAATTTCTCCTTCGGGGATTATTTCAAGCGTGACGCGATACGGTGGGCATGGGATTTCATGACGAAAGAGATGAATATCCCGGAAGAAAGATTATGGGTGTCCGTATATCGTGACGATAATGAGTCGTATGACATCTGGATCAATGAGGTGGGTGTCCCGGCCGGACGTGTTGTCAAAATGGGGGCAAAGGATAATTTCTGGCCTTCCGACGCCCCGACAAAAGGTCCCAATGGGCCGTGCGGACCGTGTTCGGAGATCTTTTACGACTGGGGGCCGGATCAGGTGCGATGCGGGGATCCTTCGTGCGACCCGTCTTGTGACTGCGGCAGGTTCGTGGAGGTATGGAACCTGGTCTTCACGGAATTTGAAAGAAAGCCTGATGGCGGGCTGGTCCCGCTGCCGAACAAGAACATCGACACAGGTATGGGGCTCGAGAGGATAACGGCCGTAATGCAGGGGTCATATTCCAACTTCGGCACGGATGTATTCGCGCCCATGATCAAGACCATAAAGGCGATCGTCGGGGAGGGCATCTCCCGGGAGGATATATTCCTCATAGCCGATCATGTGAGGTCGGCCGTGCTCGCGATATGTGACGGGGTCTCCCCGTCAAACGAGAAACGCGGGTACGTTGTGCGCAAGCTGATACGAAGAGCGTTCCTGAAGAGCTCTTCCAAAGAGCCGGTGCTTTACCGTATAGTGCCGGATGTCGTAGAGAAGATGAGAAAGGTATATCCGGAACTTGGGGAGAAGAGGGAACACATAGCAGCTATAATACTTGAGGAGGAAAAGAGGTTCAACGATACGTTGTGTTCCGCCATGCCGGTCCTTGACGAGATGATGGAAAAAGGCGGGAAGTCGTTGTCGGGTGAGGATGTTTTCAAGCTCGTGGACACATATGGTCTTCCCCTGGAGATCATACAGGATAAGATGTTAGCGGTGGGTGGAAAGGATACGGATATAGACATAAAAGGTTTTGAGCGCCTGATGGACCAGAGGAAAGAGCAGTCCCGCAAAGGCAGTGATATTTCCTGCGATTTTATTTTCCGGCCAGATCTTTTCGCGAAAGCGCCGAGGCCGAAGTTCTCTGCCGGCATGCCGCTTGAAGCGACCATAGAATACATCCTGGTGTCGGGAGAAGAGGTGGATACCATAACGCCGGGGGAATGCGCCGAAATAATAACATGTCCGCAGAGCGCGGACCTGTATTCCGAGTCGGGCGGACAAATAGGGGATAAGGGTTTCGTTAGCAGGGAAGGCGCTCAGCTCGAGATAGTCAACGTGTTCGAGTCCGACGGCAGGAAGATCCTGCAGGTCGTGGCCCGCCAGGGACGGGTCGAAAAGGGAGAGAAAGTGGTCGTGGAGATAGACCGTGAACGAAAAGGGCGCACGGCGTGTAACCATACCGCGACACATCTTTTGCAGGCGGCCCTCCGGGTCGTGCTGGGAGATACGGTAAAACAGGCGGGATCGCATGTGGATGATAAGCGCCTAAGGTTCGATTTCACGCATATGAAAAAGGTGTCGGACAGGGAACTCATAAAGGTCCAGGATATGGTGAACGGGTGGATATCGGAGGACATATCCGTATGTAAGGGAGAAAAGACGCTGGAAGAAGCTAGAAAAGAGGGGGCTCTTTCGTTCTTCGGCGAAAAATACGGGGAAGTGGTACGTGTGGTATCCGTCGGGGACAAGTCCAAGGAACTATGCGGTGGCACCCATGTGGACAATACAGGGATAATTGAACTCGTTAAGATAACGGCCGAAAGTTCCGTCGCGAGCGGGATAAGGCGCATAGAGGCGGTCACGGGAGAGGAAGCGCGCGTGTGGGTAAAACGCTATCTTAACGATTTCATGAAAGAGAAACTAGGAGGCAGGCCGCCGGTCACCGGTGGAGATGATACATGGAAAAAGATAGTTGAGGTGGCGGAAGGCAAGAAAGAGGTCGACTCCGCCGTTGTGCATGAATTTGACGAAATATGGAAGGATGCGCTGTCCTCGGAAGAGGAAAAACGCGCCAAAGAGGAAAAGAACAAGGCAAAGAAGGCCGGAGCGGAACTTCTGAACGCCGCGCTCAGGACAGCCGATAGTCTCGCGGCCGATCCCGTGAAGATAAAGGACGTTAATCTGGTCGCGGGTATTATAGAGGGAGTGGACATGAACATACTGCGCCAGGTGACAGGCGCAGTAGAGAAAAAGGTCAGGTCGTCCGTTGTCCTCCTGGGATCGCGACAGGATGACAAAGCGTACCTTATGTGCGCAGTTACGGTAGATATTGGGGAAAAGGATATAGACGCGAAGGAGCTCATCACGTTCGTATCCACCGCTATAAACGGATCAGGTGGAGGCAAAAAAGCGTTCGCCCAGGCCGGGGGCAAGGATCCGTCCGGGCTGGAAAAAGCGCTGGCTATGGCCGTGGAATATATAGAAAAGAGAGGGTGA
- a CDS encoding imidazoleglycerol-phosphate dehydratase → MGIFGKKQGVRGDRRETVSYERKSRETEITIPLLDVDGTGKADIKTSIGFLDHMLTLFAYHGYFDIKLKAKGDTHVDNHHLNEDIGLALGEAFKKALGDCRGIVRTAYAEVPMDKAGAKVSVDLSNRPAFRLSVNAVSGGKEGIKDDEGYSMHYAQDLLESFANKISMNLHVEIYGEGDMHHYLEAVFKALGIALDKATRVDPRRAGEVPSSKGIL, encoded by the coding sequence ATGGGTATATTCGGGAAAAAACAGGGTGTTCGCGGTGATCGGAGGGAGACCGTTTCATATGAACGGAAGTCCAGGGAGACCGAGATAACGATACCGCTTCTTGATGTCGATGGGACCGGAAAGGCCGATATAAAGACCTCCATAGGGTTCCTTGACCATATGCTTACATTGTTCGCCTACCACGGGTATTTTGATATAAAGCTTAAGGCGAAAGGTGATACCCATGTGGACAATCACCATCTCAACGAGGATATAGGCCTGGCGCTGGGGGAAGCTTTCAAAAAAGCCCTGGGGGATTGCAGGGGTATAGTCAGGACCGCCTACGCGGAGGTCCCCATGGACAAGGCCGGCGCCAAAGTGTCCGTTGACCTCTCGAACAGGCCGGCGTTCAGGCTGTCGGTCAACGCGGTTTCCGGTGGCAAGGAAGGGATAAAGGATGACGAGGGATATTCCATGCACTACGCGCAGGATCTACTTGAGAGCTTCGCTAACAAGATAAGCATGAACCTTCATGTGGAGATATACGGCGAAGGCGATATGCACCATTATCTTGAGGCGGTGTTCAAGGCGCTCGGTATAGCCCTGGACAAGGCCACGCGTGTGGACCCGAGGCGCGCGGGAGAGGTGCCCTCGAGTAAAGGTATATTATGA
- the recA gene encoding recombinase RecA, with protein MTRKNTEKIDEKERSEVKKTEKNKALELALSKIEKDFGQGAIMKMGEGYKIEVDTITTGALGLDMALGIGGVPRGRIVEIFGPESSGKTTLTLSILAGAQRNGGDAAFIDAEHAFDPSYAKRIGVDLDKLLISQPDSGEQALEIAETLVRSNALDVVIIDSVAALTPRKEIEGDMGDSHVGLQARLMSQALRKLTAAISRSKTCVIFINQIRMKIGVMFGNPETTTGGNALKFYSSVRIDLRRIASLKKGDNVIGSRVRAKVVKNKMAPPFKQSEFDIMFDEGISRSSSILDLAEQFNIVKKSGTWLSFGEEKIGQGKENARVFLKENPKLLNKIEAEVVKASKTADLL; from the coding sequence ATGACCAGGAAAAATACCGAAAAAATCGATGAAAAAGAACGCTCCGAAGTTAAGAAAACGGAAAAAAATAAGGCACTCGAACTTGCCTTAAGCAAGATAGAAAAGGATTTCGGACAGGGAGCCATAATGAAAATGGGAGAAGGGTATAAGATCGAGGTCGATACCATCACGACCGGGGCCCTGGGGCTCGATATGGCTTTAGGCATAGGAGGAGTACCTCGCGGGAGGATAGTCGAGATATTTGGGCCGGAGTCCAGCGGGAAGACCACCCTTACTCTCAGCATATTGGCCGGAGCTCAGAGGAACGGCGGGGACGCCGCTTTCATTGACGCGGAACACGCTTTTGACCCTTCCTACGCGAAACGTATAGGTGTTGATCTTGACAAGCTCCTTATCTCACAGCCGGATAGCGGTGAACAGGCGCTTGAGATAGCCGAAACGCTTGTGCGCAGCAATGCCCTGGACGTAGTGATCATAGATTCAGTGGCCGCTCTTACCCCCAGGAAAGAGATAGAGGGGGATATGGGGGATTCGCATGTAGGCTTGCAGGCACGGCTTATGAGCCAGGCGTTACGTAAACTTACGGCGGCCATATCTAGATCCAAGACATGTGTTATCTTCATAAACCAGATAAGGATGAAGATCGGCGTTATGTTCGGCAACCCGGAGACGACAACGGGCGGTAACGCGCTTAAGTTCTACTCGTCCGTCAGGATAGACCTCAGGAGGATAGCTTCGCTTAAGAAAGGCGACAATGTCATCGGTAGCCGTGTGAGGGCCAAAGTGGTCAAGAACAAGATGGCCCCGCCATTCAAACAATCCGAATTCGATATAATGTTCGATGAAGGCATATCAAGGTCCTCAAGTATCCTTGATCTGGCCGAGCAGTTCAATATCGTCAAGAAGAGCGGTACGTGGCTTTCTTTCGGGGAAGAAAAGATCGGTCAGGGGAAAGAGAACGCTCGTGTTTTTCTTAAAGAGAACCCAAAACTACTGAACAAGATCGAAGCGGAAGTTGTAAAAGCCTCTAAGACCGCTGACCTTTTATAG
- the hisA gene encoding 1-(5-phosphoribosyl)-5-[(5-phosphoribosylamino)methylideneamino]imidazole-4-carboxamide isomerase: MKIIPAIDLIAGKTVRLVQGDYGHQLDYAISPMEAARTWVEKGAETLHLIDLDGARMGWPVNARMVRSITLGTDVFVQTGGGYRTKDDIEFALEVGVGRVIIGSKALEDRVFAEECVKEFGNRVIFSLDVRAGRPSSSGWEKESKEDVMDILTWFKDIGVTEIIYTDIKSDGMLSGPDIDSLASLLDRSGLKIISAGGVKDIGHIKQLKALEKKGLSGVVIGRALYEGTIDLKEAINVGKEDNTLS, from the coding sequence ATGAAGATAATACCGGCGATAGATCTTATAGCGGGAAAGACCGTACGGCTTGTCCAGGGCGATTATGGGCACCAGCTGGATTATGCCATATCACCTATGGAGGCCGCGCGTACGTGGGTGGAAAAAGGGGCGGAAACGCTCCATCTCATAGACCTGGACGGCGCGAGAATGGGATGGCCGGTCAATGCCCGCATGGTACGTTCCATCACTCTGGGAACGGATGTCTTCGTCCAGACGGGCGGCGGATACAGGACGAAGGACGACATTGAGTTCGCCCTGGAGGTGGGCGTGGGCCGGGTGATAATCGGGTCAAAAGCGCTCGAGGACCGTGTTTTCGCCGAAGAGTGCGTAAAGGAGTTCGGCAACAGAGTGATATTCAGCCTGGATGTCAGGGCAGGCAGGCCCAGCAGTAGCGGCTGGGAAAAAGAATCAAAAGAAGATGTCATGGATATCCTCACATGGTTCAAGGATATCGGCGTGACCGAAATAATATACACGGACATAAAGAGCGATGGCATGCTTTCCGGCCCGGACATAGATAGTCTCGCTTCCTTGCTGGACCGCTCTGGGCTGAAGATCATATCCGCCGGGGGCGTAAAGGATATAGGGCATATTAAGCAGCTGAAGGCCCTCGAGAAGAAAGGCCTGTCCGGGGTGGTGATCGGCCGGGCCCTTTATGAAGGAACAATAGACCTTAAGGAGGCCATAAATGTTGGCAAAGAGGATAATACCCTGTCTTGA
- the hisF gene encoding imidazole glycerol phosphate synthase subunit HisF, with translation MLAKRIIPCLDVKDGRVVKGINFVDLRDAGDPVENAKIYNEEGADELVFLDITASHEKRKTMVDVVRRVAEEVFIPFTVGGGISSNEDIRELLNAGCDKVSINTAAVEDPGLIRQASDKFGSQCIVLAIDAKRKTGGGWEVYVRGGREATGIDAVEWAKKAESLGAGEILLTSMDSDGTKDGYDVPLTKAISEAVNIPVIASGGCGTLDHFREALTDGAADAALAASVFHFKEFAIAEVKNYLKGKGVNVRF, from the coding sequence ATGTTGGCAAAGAGGATAATACCCTGTCTTGACGTCAAGGACGGACGTGTGGTCAAAGGGATCAATTTCGTCGATCTCAGGGACGCGGGCGACCCGGTCGAGAATGCCAAGATATACAATGAGGAGGGCGCGGACGAACTGGTGTTCCTCGACATCACCGCCAGCCACGAAAAGCGCAAGACAATGGTCGATGTGGTCAGGCGCGTGGCGGAAGAGGTCTTCATACCGTTCACCGTCGGGGGAGGCATATCCTCCAACGAGGATATAAGGGAACTTCTCAACGCCGGATGCGACAAGGTCTCGATCAATACGGCCGCGGTAGAGGACCCGGGCCTGATCAGGCAGGCCAGCGATAAGTTCGGCTCGCAGTGCATAGTCCTGGCCATTGACGCAAAAAGAAAGACCGGCGGTGGATGGGAAGTGTATGTAAGGGGAGGGCGCGAGGCTACGGGGATAGACGCCGTTGAGTGGGCAAAGAAGGCCGAAAGCCTGGGTGCCGGCGAGATACTCCTTACAAGCATGGACTCGGACGGGACCAAGGACGGATATGATGTGCCGCTTACGAAGGCCATAAGCGAAGCGGTCAATATACCCGTGATAGCTTCCGGCGGATGCGGTACGCTTGACCATTTCAGGGAAGCTCTTACGGACGGCGCGGCGGACGCGGCCCTTGCCGCTTCGGTATTCCACTTCAAGGAATTCGCCATAGCTGAAGTGAAGAACTACTTAAAGGGAAAAGGTGTTAACGTTAGATTTTAA
- the hisH gene encoding imidazole glycerol phosphate synthase subunit HisH — translation MIGMIDYGSGNLRSVYNAFRYLGAELKICRTPEEVRSVEKLVLPGVGSGKDSMNCLDDRDLIAPIKEHIAGGKLFLGICLGLQLLFTKSEESGGCDCLDVIKGDVKLFPRAEGLKVPQIGWNTVAMKRPECPLFMGIPDNTFFYFVHSYYCVPGDNDNVAGITGYGLDYVSVLWKDNVFATQFHPERSQKYGLKMLENFIRL, via the coding sequence ATGATAGGGATGATAGATTATGGATCGGGCAATCTGAGGAGCGTCTACAACGCGTTCCGTTATCTGGGCGCGGAGCTCAAGATATGTCGTACGCCGGAAGAAGTGCGTTCCGTGGAAAAACTCGTCCTGCCGGGTGTGGGATCGGGGAAGGACTCGATGAACTGTCTGGATGACAGGGATCTCATAGCCCCGATAAAAGAACACATAGCCGGAGGGAAGTTGTTCCTCGGTATATGCCTGGGGCTGCAGCTTCTGTTCACGAAAAGTGAAGAGAGCGGCGGATGTGATTGCCTCGATGTGATCAAGGGGGACGTGAAGCTTTTTCCGAGGGCGGAAGGGCTCAAGGTCCCGCAGATCGGATGGAACACGGTGGCCATGAAAAGGCCGGAATGTCCCTTGTTCATGGGTATCCCGGATAACACGTTCTTTTATTTCGTGCATTCGTATTATTGCGTACCCGGAGATAATGACAATGTGGCCGGTATTACCGGTTACGGACTGGACTACGTTTCGGTCCTATGGAAAGATAACGTGTTCGCGACGCAGTTCCACCCGGAACGGTCACAGAAGTACGGGCTTAAGATGCTGGAGAACTTTATAAGGCTATGA
- the thpR gene encoding RNA 2',3'-cyclic phosphodiesterase — MEKIRAFIAIDISEKAREEAARIQGGLKDADADVKWVPVGNIHITFSFLGDITLRSVEDVKDAMERTALSIAGFELSLDGLGAFPGWGRPRVIWIGIGKGVPEIERLSLSLDRNLEKKGFSRDSAEFKPHITIGRVRSGSGVGLLREKALGMIPRPEVSRIDRITLYRSELRQEGPVYTPIYEKSLAKKQ; from the coding sequence ATGGAAAAGATAAGAGCTTTCATAGCGATAGATATTTCCGAAAAAGCCAGGGAAGAAGCCGCCCGGATACAGGGCGGGTTGAAAGATGCCGACGCCGACGTGAAATGGGTGCCTGTCGGGAATATCCATATAACGTTCAGTTTTCTCGGGGACATCACATTGAGGTCGGTGGAGGACGTAAAGGACGCCATGGAGAGGACGGCCTTGTCCATCGCCGGATTTGAACTGTCCCTGGACGGTCTTGGTGCTTTTCCAGGATGGGGACGTCCCAGGGTAATATGGATCGGGATAGGGAAAGGCGTTCCTGAGATCGAGAGACTATCGCTTTCCCTGGACAGGAACCTTGAAAAAAAGGGCTTCAGCCGGGATAGCGCGGAATTCAAGCCGCATATTACCATAGGCCGGGTAAGAAGTGGGTCCGGTGTCGGTCTTTTGCGGGAAAAAGCCCTGGGAATGATCCCCCGCCCTGAGGTAAGTCGTATAGACAGGATAACGCTTTACCGATCGGAATTAAGACAGGAAGGGCCTGTTTACACTCCTATTTATGAAAAATCCCTGGCAAAAAAGCAGTAA
- the hisD gene encoding histidinol dehydrogenase, producing the protein MRSVKVGSQMFNNLLTRGGIGKKRLEQKVARILSDVRANGDSALVKYTKRFDKVDLKKKDIRVTEAEISGAYQNIKPEMVNTLKEIIGNIEKFYLKQIPRSWKMKQDSGVELGEKFTPIENVGVYVPSGTVPLVSSVYMTVLPARIAGVKKVVMVSPPNKYKSIDPHILVVANLLNVDEIYKIGGAQAIGAMAFGTKTVPKVDKIVGPGNEFVTEAKRQVFGYCDIDMLAGPSEVLVIANQHTNMDYLKRDLMAQEEHHKGLSILVTPSKKVFDAMHKDPDLKGYIIKVRNLEEAARVSNMIGPEHLELMVKAPNRLLKMITNAGAVFLGQYTPVAIGDYIAGPSHVLPTGGTARYSSGLNLRSFMKSSHIISYSRRAICKSAEWVKEITELEKLVRHWESVQARCE; encoded by the coding sequence ATGAGGTCTGTAAAAGTAGGCAGTCAGATGTTCAATAACCTCCTTACCAGGGGTGGTATCGGGAAAAAGCGCCTTGAGCAAAAGGTGGCAAGGATACTTTCCGACGTGAGGGCTAACGGTGACAGCGCGCTGGTAAAGTACACGAAGAGGTTCGACAAAGTGGATCTCAAGAAAAAGGACATACGGGTCACCGAGGCGGAGATATCGGGAGCTTACCAGAACATAAAGCCGGAGATGGTGAACACGCTCAAGGAGATAATAGGGAACATCGAGAAGTTCTATCTGAAACAGATACCCAGGTCCTGGAAAATGAAGCAGGATTCCGGGGTGGAACTCGGGGAAAAATTCACGCCAATAGAGAATGTGGGGGTATATGTCCCGAGCGGTACGGTGCCACTTGTATCCAGTGTCTACATGACCGTGCTCCCGGCCCGGATAGCTGGGGTTAAAAAGGTCGTTATGGTATCCCCGCCGAACAAATACAAAAGTATAGATCCGCATATACTTGTGGTGGCGAATCTCCTCAACGTTGACGAGATATACAAGATAGGCGGGGCGCAGGCCATAGGCGCGATGGCTTTCGGCACCAAGACGGTCCCGAAAGTGGATAAGATAGTTGGTCCCGGTAACGAGTTCGTTACGGAAGCCAAGAGGCAGGTATTCGGTTATTGCGACATAGACATGCTGGCGGGTCCCAGCGAAGTGCTAGTGATAGCCAACCAGCACACCAACATGGATTACCTTAAGAGGGACCTTATGGCGCAGGAAGAGCATCACAAAGGTCTTTCCATACTGGTGACACCGTCGAAAAAGGTGTTCGACGCCATGCATAAGGACCCGGACCTCAAGGGATACATCATAAAGGTCAGGAACCTGGAGGAAGCGGCGCGCGTGTCCAATATGATCGGGCCGGAGCACCTGGAACTCATGGTGAAAGCCCCGAACAGGCTTTTAAAGATGATAACTAACGCCGGTGCCGTGTTCCTCGGGCAGTATACGCCGGTCGCCATAGGGGATTACATCGCGGGGCCGAGCCATGTACTGCCGACAGGGGGTACCGCCAGATACTCGTCGGGCCTTAACCTCAGGAGTTTCATGAAAAGCTCCCACATAATCTCTTATTCGAGACGGGCCATATGCAAATCCGCCGAATGGGTAAAAGAGATAACGGAACTTGAGAAGCTGGTCAGGCACTGGGAGTCTGTCCAGGCAAGATGTGAATGA
- a CDS encoding nicotinamide-nucleotide amidohydrolase family protein yields MAQEKVRGRKANNDVGKLLARKKMTLALAESCTGGLVSSMITDVPGSSSYFLGGVVAYSNGVKVLSLGVPASKIERYGAVSAPVALSMASGVAGLTGADIGASISGIAGPGGGTAKKPVGLAYMGFVSHRKKRTKKLLFKGSRKEIKEKFAKSLLGFISDNI; encoded by the coding sequence ATGGCACAGGAGAAGGTCCGGGGCAGGAAAGCCAATAATGACGTGGGAAAGTTGTTGGCCAGGAAAAAAATGACACTTGCGCTTGCGGAATCCTGTACGGGGGGCCTGGTATCCAGCATGATAACGGATGTACCCGGCAGCTCTTCGTATTTTCTGGGCGGAGTTGTCGCTTATTCCAATGGCGTGAAGGTCCTTTCCCTGGGGGTGCCGGCGTCGAAAATAGAACGGTATGGGGCCGTAAGCGCTCCGGTAGCACTTTCCATGGCTTCCGGTGTGGCCGGACTGACAGGCGCGGATATAGGCGCGTCCATATCCGGTATCGCGGGTCCGGGTGGCGGCACCGCGAAAAAACCCGTTGGTCTGGCCTATATGGGATTCGTGTCCCACCGCAAAAAGAGAACGAAAAAACTGTTATTCAAGGGTTCCCGCAAAGAGATAAAAGAGAAGTTCGCGAAGTCACTTCTTGGTTTCATCTCGGATAACATATGA